The following proteins are co-located in the Sulfurospirillum deleyianum DSM 6946 genome:
- a CDS encoding response regulator, with protein sequence MGSSQKMIFLVVDDSNISRKWLIEMIPKKIVENAHIFEACDGEEAITLYKEHQPDLVFLDITMPGMDGFEALKCIRELNPNALVIMISADRQKSTKEKVLSLGASAILSKPVDAEEFRTTLLKLVF encoded by the coding sequence ATGGGCAGTTCCCAAAAGATGATTTTTTTAGTCGTGGATGACTCTAATATTTCTCGCAAATGGCTTATTGAGATGATTCCAAAAAAAATTGTTGAAAACGCACATATTTTTGAAGCATGCGATGGGGAAGAAGCCATCACACTTTACAAAGAACACCAACCTGATCTTGTGTTTTTAGATATTACAATGCCTGGAATGGATGGCTTTGAAGCCCTAAAATGCATTCGAGAGCTCAACCCTAACGCCCTCGTGATTATGATTTCAGCCGATCGTCAAAAAAGTACAAAAGAGAAAGTGCTCAGCCTTGGGGCTTCTGCTATTCTCTCAAAACCTGTCGATGCAGAAGAGTTTCGAACAACCTTATTAAAGTTGGTATTTTAA
- the dnaG gene encoding DNA primase: MIDKTSIENLKQRLDIVEVIGSYLELKKNGANYKCVCPFHNDTSPSLVVSPSKQIYHCFACGAGGDSIKFVMEYEKLSYPESIEKLANMVNFSLTYTTQNGAQKENRKLMENLNAFYVKELDKHLSAKNYLSQRGISEAMIEKFEIGYAPSSFSTLDFLSKHAYTMSEAIEYGVAGIGENNQPYARFIERVTFPIYAPSNKLVGFGGRTLSNHPAKYVNSPQTKHFNKSQLLYGYPLAKETIFKRKALIITEGYLDVIMLHQAGFTHAVATLGTALTHEHLPLISRGDPEVIVAYDGDEAGINAALKASMLLSQHALRGGVVLFSQGMDPADMVQKGLLDALNHLFRKPQPFVEFALERMVKKHNLKDPLSKQNALEEAMAYLKTLPQAVQESYTGLLSERLGLHHNLVKIQTHKPKRLEKKERVFEDMLELTIIKTILSEPSLIDTVLDTIDSSMFKTHQEEFMLLLENQREHPKLRRIELWEDIKIYDEKELIASMISFLYHYYSEKFQEIRSARELSYEKKQFLIRKIQEKMMKLKQGELVPYESISTL; this comes from the coding sequence ATGATAGATAAAACATCCATAGAAAACCTCAAACAACGTCTTGATATTGTCGAAGTGATTGGCTCTTATTTGGAGTTGAAAAAAAATGGTGCAAACTACAAATGCGTCTGCCCTTTTCACAACGACACTAGCCCAAGCCTTGTGGTGAGTCCCTCCAAACAAATCTATCACTGTTTTGCCTGTGGCGCAGGGGGAGATAGCATCAAATTTGTCATGGAATATGAAAAATTAAGCTACCCCGAAAGCATTGAAAAACTCGCCAACATGGTCAATTTTTCCCTCACATATACCACGCAAAATGGCGCGCAAAAAGAGAATCGAAAATTGATGGAAAATCTCAATGCATTTTACGTGAAAGAACTCGATAAGCACTTAAGCGCAAAAAATTATTTATCGCAACGAGGTATCTCTGAAGCGATGATTGAAAAGTTTGAAATAGGCTACGCTCCTTCCTCTTTTTCAACCCTGGATTTTTTAAGTAAACACGCCTATACGATGAGTGAAGCGATAGAGTATGGTGTGGCGGGAATCGGTGAAAACAACCAACCCTACGCACGTTTTATTGAACGGGTGACGTTTCCTATCTATGCTCCAAGCAATAAACTGGTGGGATTTGGAGGACGCACCCTCTCTAACCATCCTGCCAAATATGTCAACTCACCCCAAACCAAACATTTCAACAAATCGCAGTTGCTTTATGGATACCCATTGGCGAAAGAGACGATTTTTAAACGCAAAGCACTGATTATCACAGAGGGGTATTTGGATGTTATTATGCTCCATCAAGCAGGGTTTACCCACGCCGTAGCCACCCTAGGAACGGCTTTGACACACGAACATCTTCCACTTATCTCCAGAGGCGATCCTGAAGTGATTGTGGCATATGATGGCGATGAAGCGGGCATTAACGCCGCTTTAAAAGCTTCTATGCTTTTAAGCCAACACGCTCTACGAGGCGGTGTGGTACTCTTTTCTCAAGGAATGGATCCTGCGGATATGGTTCAAAAAGGACTGCTTGACGCACTCAATCATCTTTTTCGCAAACCACAACCCTTTGTTGAATTTGCCCTAGAGCGCATGGTTAAAAAACACAACCTTAAAGACCCTCTCTCCAAACAAAACGCCCTTGAAGAGGCGATGGCATACCTCAAAACCTTGCCTCAAGCCGTACAAGAGAGTTATACAGGATTGCTCTCTGAACGCTTAGGTTTGCACCATAATTTGGTCAAAATTCAAACCCATAAACCCAAACGCTTAGAAAAAAAAGAGCGTGTCTTTGAAGATATGTTAGAGCTCACTATTATCAAAACTATTTTAAGCGAACCCTCGCTCATAGATACCGTTTTAGATACGATTGATAGTAGCATGTTTAAAACCCACCAAGAGGAGTTTATGCTCCTGCTTGAAAATCAGCGTGAACACCCAAAGCTAAGACGTATTGAGCTGTGGGAAGATATTAAGATTTACGATGAAAAAGAGCTGATTGCTTCGATGATCTCTTTTTTATATCACTATTACAGCGAAAAATTTCAAGAAATCCGATCCGCTCGTGAACTCAGTTATGAAAAAAAACAGTTTTTGATTCGAAAAATTCAAGAAAAAATGATGAAATTAAAACAAGGTGAACTCGTCCCATATGAAAGCATTAGTACTCTTTAG
- a CDS encoding diguanylate cyclase domain-containing protein, with protein MIQCEKIIHSLNVGILIIDEDLTLHFVNKWVGVHANFAPEHAIGKNLLSLFELDEDRLKSLKRHIKTALTLKSPSFFTADANHYLLPMKNSITTKSVFEFMQQDITILPYDTAARHVTLLIYDQTSLMEEKMRCDKESQALEKAVKTANATIRKLETAKNKLIKQRDIIYQQAHCDHLTSLANRTVLNQKLQQLIDEGAQSDKKFGILFLDLDNFKEINDTLGHDVGDMILIHVAKTLLLCTRKSDTVTRFGGDEFIILIDNVDNEENLKTIAAKLVETIGQPLKIRNHHLHVTASIGVSIFPKHGSDFNQLIKNADLALYLAKNEGRDTYRIQS; from the coding sequence ATGATACAGTGCGAAAAAATTATTCACTCTTTGAATGTGGGGATTTTAATTATTGATGAGGATTTAACTCTCCATTTTGTCAACAAATGGGTGGGCGTTCATGCTAATTTTGCACCTGAACACGCCATAGGAAAAAACCTTTTATCCCTCTTTGAGTTGGATGAAGATCGTCTCAAATCACTCAAACGTCACATTAAAACTGCTTTAACGCTTAAAAGTCCCTCTTTTTTTACCGCCGATGCCAATCACTATCTACTTCCCATGAAAAATTCGATTACCACGAAATCTGTTTTTGAATTTATGCAGCAAGATATTACGATTTTGCCATACGATACCGCTGCTAGACACGTTACGCTTCTCATTTATGACCAAACCTCTTTGATGGAAGAAAAAATGCGTTGCGATAAAGAGAGTCAAGCGCTTGAAAAAGCGGTCAAGACGGCTAATGCAACGATTAGAAAACTTGAGACAGCCAAGAATAAATTGATTAAACAGCGTGATATTATCTACCAACAAGCTCATTGTGACCACTTAACCTCACTGGCTAATCGTACCGTCCTCAATCAAAAGCTTCAACAACTTATCGACGAGGGAGCGCAAAGCGATAAAAAGTTTGGCATCCTCTTTTTGGACTTGGATAATTTTAAAGAAATTAACGACACTTTAGGACACGATGTGGGTGATATGATCTTAATCCATGTCGCAAAGACACTGCTCTTATGTACCCGCAAAAGCGATACCGTAACCCGCTTTGGGGGTGATGAGTTTATTATCTTAATTGACAATGTCGATAATGAAGAAAATCTTAAAACCATTGCCGCAAAACTCGTGGAGACCATTGGACAACCACTTAAAATCCGAAATCATCATTTACATGTAACCGCAAGTATTGGTGTGAGTATCTTTCCAAAACACGGAAGCGACTTTAACCAACTTATTAAAAATGCAGATTTAGCGCTTTATTTGGCTAAAAATGAGGGACGAGATACCTACCGCATTCAGTCCTAA
- a CDS encoding argininosuccinate synthase domain-containing protein, whose protein sequence is MKALVLFSGGLDSMLAVNVLVQQGIEVIALHVNIGFGIKDDHYETLERRAKLAGACLEVIDVRDEYLQKILFSPKYGYGKQFNPCIDCHGFMFSVAKSLLPRYGASFIATGEVIAQRPMSQNKDALQLVKKLANDMEEELILRPLSAKVMKETKPEREGWVDRNRLLDLNGRGRHRQLELAQALGWEDYPSPAGGCLLTDVAFTARLRDFITYDSFSKEDIDVLKNGRHFRLPDGAKLVVGRNEMENNFLDTLENSKFNLLHVKEAMSAPSALLSSNASPEDEALACRIVLSFTKALPKETYTLAINTKMVKSSPLERKEATKPYLI, encoded by the coding sequence ATGAAAGCATTAGTACTCTTTAGTGGTGGACTTGACAGTATGTTAGCTGTCAATGTTCTCGTTCAGCAAGGCATTGAAGTGATTGCCTTACATGTAAACATAGGTTTTGGTATTAAAGATGACCATTATGAAACACTTGAGCGCAGAGCTAAGCTCGCAGGGGCATGCCTTGAAGTCATTGATGTACGAGATGAATACCTTCAAAAAATCCTCTTTAGTCCAAAATATGGTTATGGGAAACAGTTCAATCCTTGCATTGATTGCCACGGGTTTATGTTTAGCGTTGCCAAATCACTTTTACCTCGCTATGGTGCCTCTTTTATTGCCACAGGAGAAGTGATCGCTCAACGTCCTATGAGTCAAAACAAAGATGCCCTCCAACTGGTCAAAAAACTTGCAAACGATATGGAAGAAGAGCTCATCCTTCGCCCTCTGAGCGCCAAAGTGATGAAAGAGACAAAACCTGAGCGTGAAGGATGGGTCGATAGAAATCGCCTTTTAGACCTCAATGGTCGAGGACGCCACAGACAACTTGAACTCGCTCAAGCCTTAGGCTGGGAAGATTACCCCTCTCCAGCAGGTGGCTGTTTGCTTACGGATGTCGCATTTACCGCACGTTTAAGAGATTTTATAACCTATGATTCGTTTAGCAAAGAAGATATTGATGTGCTCAAAAATGGACGTCATTTTCGTTTACCAGATGGAGCGAAACTGGTTGTGGGAAGAAATGAAATGGAAAATAATTTTCTGGATACTTTAGAAAATTCCAAATTTAACCTTTTACATGTAAAGGAAGCGATGAGTGCTCCTAGTGCACTGCTTTCTTCCAACGCTAGTCCAGAAGATGAAGCTTTAGCCTGTCGTATTGTGCTCAGTTTTACCAAAGCATTACCCAAAGAAACTTACACCCTTGCTATTAACACTAAGATGGTAAAATCATCTCCATTGGAAAGAAAAGAAGCGACAAAACCGTATCTTATATAG
- a CDS encoding chemotaxis protein CheC: MTHYFNPQQEDVLKELINVSFGLSASLIGDMLDNHAKLHIPEISSIDILNLDDKIIEILEEKYDFYLTKQRFLGSFNGEVLFVFNTYSAQAFSNLLLKQSSSDESDIKASILELTNIITSACIGKFCEIIDGETIFKVPSIEKREIARMDEYDKVEGYDNVIVIKTALDIEKENILGHMFILLNKQMLEHLKKTIDKL, from the coding sequence ATGACACACTATTTCAATCCACAACAAGAAGATGTGCTTAAAGAGCTGATTAATGTCTCTTTTGGGCTTTCTGCCTCTTTAATTGGTGACATGCTTGACAACCATGCAAAATTGCATATTCCTGAAATTTCCAGTATTGATATTCTCAATCTTGACGATAAAATTATAGAAATTCTAGAAGAAAAATATGACTTTTATTTGACAAAACAACGCTTTTTAGGTTCTTTTAACGGGGAAGTCTTATTTGTGTTTAATACCTATTCAGCTCAAGCCTTCTCAAATCTATTGTTAAAGCAGAGTTCCAGTGATGAGAGTGACATTAAAGCGTCAATTTTAGAATTAACCAATATTATCACCTCAGCGTGCATTGGCAAATTTTGTGAAATCATTGATGGAGAAACCATTTTTAAAGTGCCCTCCATCGAAAAACGTGAAATCGCTCGCATGGATGAATATGACAAAGTAGAGGGGTATGATAATGTCATTGTGATTAAAACGGCTTTGGATATTGAAAAAGAGAATATCCTAGGACATATGTTTATTTTGCTTAACAAACAAATGCTTGAGCATCTTAAAAAGACGATTGATAAGTTATAA
- a CDS encoding tetratricopeptide repeat protein yields MDNFFIEYRDPLFGVIILFAIVFVISFSNYWWGIFKSKEDKQSIDKFVKKFEIVTDENEYKKLLEDASIPLESLALLAHAYAKGGDYEKAINIYLVTLKRVKGKDEKQYLLSTLGKIYFKAGFLHRSSDVFLESLRLHPRNEESLKYLSVVYEQLQEYAKAQEVLESLEEMGAKVHLQSLYLKALAILKESHLSDKEKKEQLLVLAKEEPFLKRKLFEFMCENGMVIEPSFFEDLPFEEMLDVVWYLDERVYNILTCNKDLVRAIAMAKGLIPYEKMEQIPFALEVLGELQHAGYQEATLGFEYMCMECKQVFPIHFYRCPHCQSIHTAKIHPLLTQVQHEENLSFL; encoded by the coding sequence GTGGATAATTTTTTTATAGAGTATCGTGATCCACTTTTTGGAGTGATTATTTTATTTGCGATTGTCTTTGTTATCTCTTTTTCAAACTATTGGTGGGGTATCTTCAAAAGCAAAGAAGATAAGCAAAGTATTGATAAATTTGTGAAAAAGTTTGAAATTGTTACCGACGAAAATGAGTATAAAAAACTGCTCGAAGATGCTTCTATTCCTCTTGAATCTTTAGCCTTACTAGCCCATGCTTACGCAAAAGGTGGGGATTATGAAAAAGCAATTAATATCTATTTGGTAACGCTTAAGCGGGTTAAGGGAAAAGATGAGAAGCAGTATCTTCTCTCAACGCTTGGAAAGATTTACTTTAAAGCGGGATTTTTGCACCGCAGTTCGGATGTTTTTTTAGAGTCTTTACGTCTGCACCCTCGCAATGAAGAGTCTTTAAAGTACTTAAGTGTGGTTTATGAGCAACTTCAAGAGTATGCTAAAGCGCAAGAGGTTTTAGAATCGCTTGAGGAGATGGGCGCAAAAGTACACCTTCAAAGTCTCTACCTTAAGGCGTTAGCGATTTTAAAAGAGAGTCATTTAAGTGATAAAGAGAAAAAAGAGCAACTCTTAGTTTTAGCCAAAGAAGAGCCTTTTTTAAAGCGTAAGCTGTTTGAATTTATGTGTGAAAATGGAATGGTGATTGAGCCTTCCTTTTTTGAGGATTTGCCCTTTGAAGAGATGCTGGATGTTGTATGGTATTTGGATGAAAGGGTTTATAATATTCTTACATGTAACAAAGATTTGGTAAGAGCTATTGCTATGGCAAAGGGGCTTATTCCGTATGAAAAAATGGAACAGATTCCTTTTGCTTTGGAGGTCTTAGGCGAGTTACAGCACGCTGGATATCAAGAAGCAACATTGGGATTTGAGTATATGTGTATGGAGTGTAAGCAGGTGTTTCCTATCCATTTTTACCGATGTCCGCATTGTCAAAGCATTCATACCGCTAAGATTCATCCCCTTTTAACTCAAGTTCAGCATGAAGAAAATCTCTCTTTTTTGTGA